Genomic window (Candidatus Methylomirabilota bacterium):
TTTACCCTTCCCCGTCTTCAAGAACCGTTCCCGGCGAACCGCATCATCGCCACTCAGGCCGGCCTCGTAGTACACGAGTACCTGTGGCCGTCGGTAAGCGGTCGCGCGCACCTTTCCGTCAGCGTGCAGCTTGATTCGGGTGCGGAGGTCGTGCGTCGTTCCGGTGTAGAGCCGTTGATC
Coding sequences:
- a CDS encoding GIY-YIG nuclease family protein: DQRLYTGTTHDLRTRIKLHADGKVRATAYRRPQVLVYYEAGLSGDDAVRRERFLKTGKGKRFLRNRLASFLARFSTNKLERH